The genomic stretch TTAAATGGCTATACGATTTCTACGGGGGTACTAAGCGCCGATTTAAACGGTAACGAGATTATACCTGTGCCGCTGGATTGTGAGGAAACGATCAATATCGGTTGGATTTCTCACAAAAACGCATCGCTTTCGAAGCTAGGTGCGGAGTATGTACAGGCACTAATAGCGGCAACATCCCCTTAATGATATTTGATATAGCTATAGGCTATAACTAGATATAGTTTAAACCAGTTACACTATATCCGCGAATCCATGTTATCTTTCTTGTAACAAGTTGTAGAGGAGCTTACAAGATGACGATAAGCAGTGTTTTGGGATATCCCCGTATTGGTGCAAATAGAGAATGGAAGAAAGCGTTGGAAGGTTTCTGGTCAGGCAAGCTGGAGGAATCGGAGTTTCATGGACAGCTGGAGGAAATACGCTTGAATCATCTGCGCAAGCAGCAGGAGAAGGGTATTGACTTAATCGCGGTAAATGATTTTAGTTATTATGATCATATTTTGGATACGGCTGCAATGTTCGGTATTATTCCAAAACGGTTCGCTTATGAAGGCGGCATCGTACCGTTGTCACTCTATTACGGAATTGCTCGTGGAACGAAGGATGCTACAGCAAGTGAAATGACCAAATGGTTCAATACGAACTATCATTATATCGTGCCTGAGCTGGATGGGGCTTTGCCGGTGCTTACAGAGAATAAGCCGCTGACAGCTTACCGCGAAGCGAAAGAAAAGCTTGGTATTGAAGGGAAACCGGTGATCGTAGGACCACTGACGTTCCTGAAGCTTTCCAAAGGCTATAACAAATCAGAGACTGATGTATGGCTGGAGCGTTTGCTTCCACTCTATATTCAGGTTTTGCAAGAGCTTGCGGCAGAAGGGGTTCAATGGGTTCAAATCGACGAGCCGATTCTCGTTACGAAGCTAAGTGCAGATGATTTGCAGCGTCTAAAGACGGTCTATGAGGCGTTTGCTTCAGCCGTACCAGGCCTTAACATTATGCTTCAAACTTATTTTGAATCGGTAGAATATTATAAAGAAATCGTTTCTCTTCCTGTCAAAGGAATTGGTCTTGATTTTGTACATGGCTTATCCGGAAATCTCTCAGCTATCAAGGAGCAAGGCTTCCCAGCTGACAAGTTTTTAGGCGCTGGCGTCATCGATGGCCGCGGCATCTGGAAGGCATCGCTTCGTGAAAAACTGGCGTTGATCGATGAGCTGTCTGGACTTGTAACAGCTGATCAGCTTATTGTACAGTCGTCATGCAGCCTGCTTCATGTTCCCGTAACGGTGGGAAATGAGAAAAAGCTTGCAGCTGAGCTTCAGAATGCGCTTGCCTTTGCAGATGAGAAGCTAAGCGAGCTGGTTCTTCTGGCGAAGGCTCAATCCGAGGGTGGAGCTCAAATAGCAAAAGAGCTTGAAGAATGCGATCGTGATCTTGAGGCATTGAAGCAATCAGGCGTACGCAATCGTACAGACATTAAGCAAGCTGTCGCTGCTATCAGCACGCAGAAGGCGGAACGCAGCGTACCTTTCGCTGAGCGTCATGCCGCACAACAGAACAAATGGCAATTGCCGCTGTTCCCGACAACCACCATTGGCAGCTTCCCGCAATCAGCTGAAGTGCGCAAGGCGCGTCAGCTTTGGCGCAAGGCAGAATGGAGCAACGAGCAATATGCTAATTTCATTCGTGAGCAGATCGATATTTGGATCAAGCTGCAGGAGGAAATTGGACTGGATGTTCTCGTTCACGGCGAGTTTGAAAGAACAGATATGGTCGAGTTTTTTGGTGAAAAGCTTGCGGGCTTTGCATTCACACAGTTCGGCTGGGTGCAATCATATGGCTCTCGCTGCGTGAAACCGCCAATTATTTATGGCGATGTAGCATTCGAAGAAGCGATGACTGTCGAGGAAACGAAGTATGCGCAATCGAAAACCAAGCAGCCTGTTAAAGGCATGCTGACGGGACCGATTACGATTATGAACTGGTCGTTCGTTCGCGATGACATTACACGTGAGCAAATTGCTTATCAGTTGGCCTATGCGCTTAGACAAGAGGTTGAAGCGCTTGAGCAAGCAGGCATCGGTATGATTCAAGTGGATGAGCCAGCTGTTCGCGAAGGGCTGCCGCTTAAAGAAGAAGATCAAGCGGAGTATCTGGCATGGGCTGTCAAAGCATTCCGCATGACTACCTGCACGGTACAGGAAACGACGCAAATTCATACGCATATGTGTTATTGCGAGTTCCATGACATGATCGGTTCCATTGAAGATATGGATGCGGATGTTATTTCCATCGAAACATCGCGCAGCCATGGCGAGCTTATTCATAGCTTTGAGCTGAATACCTACAAGCTGGGTATCGGTCTTGGTGTCTATGATATCCATAGCCCGCGTATTCCTCGGGTAGAGGAAATGACGAGTATGATCGATCGCGCGCTGCGTGTGCTTGATCCGAAGCTGTTCTGGATTAATCCGGATTGCGGACTAAAAACTCGCGGCTACGATGAGACGGTGGAATCCTTGCGCAACATGGTGGAAGCGACGTTGATCGCTCGTACACAGCATTCCGCTTTGGCATAAAGCGTAATGATATGTAATCCTTTATAGCTCTGAAAACATAACAGCAGGCGCTCCTTCATTTTAATCGAATGAGGAGCGCCTGTTGTTTGTGTATGTTGGGCACTGTGCGGATAGTAAAATATTAGCTGCTAATCAAAATTGGTAACTTATTCATGTTTTCATACGTTTAGAATAAAAGAAATACGATAGGAGGTGAGGATAGTGGCTATGCCAAGCAATAAGAGGACGCTATTATTATCAATTGGGGTTGCTGTTGTTGTGATCGTTATTTTCGGAATGATACAGCTTCTACCCAAGTCGTATATGGTTACACTGGAAGGTGTTAAGTATCAGCTGGGAGCTGACAACGCAGCTTCGTTAAATCCAGTTGCTATACACATGGATGGGACGCTAAAGAGGAGTCTTACAGGCAAAAAAACGTTCAAGGGTACGATAGATGTCGAAGGAGAGATACTGCCTGTCCCAGAAGATCAAAGAGAATTGGAGATCAGCTTTAGAAGAGACCAAGCTGGAATCATCACTTACGGCTATTATGAGAATGGACAGCCAAGGCTATATGCCTATGGCGTTTTATATGTAAATAACGATTTAAGCAAGGTTGCGATTGCTATATTTGACAAAGATGATGAGGGAAGCGGAGGCTGGACGGGTGAAGATGGCTGGATGATCACAGCGCCAGCCGTGGACAGAACTAGCGCCTTGACGGCGGCAAATGAGCTGATGAAAGACTATTTAGGAGGCAATTTATTAAAGTGAAAATCCGATAATCATATGCGGATTTCCCGCTGCGTACTTATTTATTTTCGAAAAAGGATGTCGTCATTGCTACAGTGCCTGATCATCTTCAAAAATAATAAATTAAAAACCCTCCGGTGAGGGAGGGTTTAGCTGTTTGTATTTAGAATCCGCGTTGACCTAATTGCTGCTCTGCGATTTGAACTAATTTCTTCGTAATGTAACCGCCGATTGAGCCGGCATCACGAGTGGATAAGTTTCCGTTATAGCCTGTTTGTGAGAATTGGACGCCGAGCTGCTGTGCTGCTTCCATTTTTAACTGCTCAATGGCTGCTCTTGCTTGCGGTACAACTAGTGTATTCGAATTTCTTCTGCTCATGTTAGTTCACTCCTTCTTTGGGTGTAACTTTATTATGCGGTGTGTTTTGTAAATGTATGCAAAAATGTAAAATAAATTTTTGTTTTCAAGTTTCCTGTTTCAAATCTGCATATGGTGTTTATTGTCATAATAGAATCAAATTAGATAAAAACACAGTGGGGAAGTGAAAGCTTATGAGAAAGTTTATTCAATTAGCGATCAGTTTGGCTTTGGTATTCGTTTTTACAGCAGCAGCAGGGGGAACATCGACTGCAGAAGCAGCGTCCGAGAAGGTTTATCGTGAGATCTCGAAAAATGTTACTTATTACGGACAATTGAAAGACGGCAAGCCGCACGGGAAAGGTACCATGACCTGGTATGCGACGAAAACATATTCTGGTGATTGGGTCGACGGTTTCCGTACCGGGAGTGGGAAATATGTGAATAGATACGAGAGTGAAGGCAAGGACTATCTTGTTACTTATGATGGTGAATGGAAAAATGATATGAAATCGGGTACGGGTACTTTATTAACGAAAATTACGGGTATGAATAATAAGGTTGAATACCATAAGATTCAGTTTGGAACCTTTACGAGTGATCGCTTCGCCACAGGCTATTCGGTTAAGCACTCAACAGAAGATCATCCATACAGCTTCAAT from Paenibacillus sp. FSL H8-0548 encodes the following:
- the metE gene encoding 5-methyltetrahydropteroyltriglutamate--homocysteine S-methyltransferase codes for the protein MTISSVLGYPRIGANREWKKALEGFWSGKLEESEFHGQLEEIRLNHLRKQQEKGIDLIAVNDFSYYDHILDTAAMFGIIPKRFAYEGGIVPLSLYYGIARGTKDATASEMTKWFNTNYHYIVPELDGALPVLTENKPLTAYREAKEKLGIEGKPVIVGPLTFLKLSKGYNKSETDVWLERLLPLYIQVLQELAAEGVQWVQIDEPILVTKLSADDLQRLKTVYEAFASAVPGLNIMLQTYFESVEYYKEIVSLPVKGIGLDFVHGLSGNLSAIKEQGFPADKFLGAGVIDGRGIWKASLREKLALIDELSGLVTADQLIVQSSCSLLHVPVTVGNEKKLAAELQNALAFADEKLSELVLLAKAQSEGGAQIAKELEECDRDLEALKQSGVRNRTDIKQAVAAISTQKAERSVPFAERHAAQQNKWQLPLFPTTTIGSFPQSAEVRKARQLWRKAEWSNEQYANFIREQIDIWIKLQEEIGLDVLVHGEFERTDMVEFFGEKLAGFAFTQFGWVQSYGSRCVKPPIIYGDVAFEEAMTVEETKYAQSKTKQPVKGMLTGPITIMNWSFVRDDITREQIAYQLAYALRQEVEALEQAGIGMIQVDEPAVREGLPLKEEDQAEYLAWAVKAFRMTTCTVQETTQIHTHMCYCEFHDMIGSIEDMDADVISIETSRSHGELIHSFELNTYKLGIGLGVYDIHSPRIPRVEEMTSMIDRALRVLDPKLFWINPDCGLKTRGYDETVESLRNMVEATLIARTQHSALA
- a CDS encoding alpha/beta-type small acid-soluble spore protein; this translates as MSRRNSNTLVVPQARAAIEQLKMEAAQQLGVQFSQTGYNGNLSTRDAGSIGGYITKKLVQIAEQQLGQRGF